One stretch of Arachis hypogaea cultivar Tifrunner chromosome 20, arahy.Tifrunner.gnm2.J5K5, whole genome shotgun sequence DNA includes these proteins:
- the LOC112784290 gene encoding KH domain-containing protein At4g18375, translating into MAGHRSNYGKRPRPHSDYENGGNKRRNAGDDREQFVIDPEDTVYRYLCPARKIGSVIGRGGEIVKQLRIDTKSKIRIGETVSGCDERVVTIYSVSDETNAFEDSGNYVSPAMDALFKIHDRVIAEDLHGDLDDDIGHQVHAKLLVPSDQIGCVIGKGGQIVQSIRSDTGAQIRILKDEHLPLCALNSDELVQISGDAAVVKKALYQIASRLHDNPSRSQHLLTSAVPSVYPAGGSLMGPTAGAPIVGIAPLMGAYGGYKGEAGDWPRSLYSAPRDETSSKEFSVRLVCPIGNIGGVIGKGGVIINQIRQESGATIKVDSSTSEADECLIMIATKEFFEETFSPTIGAAVRLQPRCSEKVERDSGIISFTTRLLVSTSRIGCLIGKGGSIITEMRRLTKANIRILSKDNLPKIASDDDEMVQISGDLDVAKEALVQVLTRLRANIFDREGAVNTFLPVLPYVPVSADGSDGYDSREGKRHGRGHSYSSGYGGSSDLAAGDAYGSYGGSQLGGSSLYGAYGSYSLGRPSTGLSSQSSLSRRRNHAY; encoded by the exons ATGGCTGGCCATAGGAGCAATTATGGTAAGCGTCCCCGTCCGCATTCTGACTATGAAAATGGAGGAAATAAGAGGAGGAATGCAGGTGATGACAGAGAGCAGTTTGTGATTGATCCAGAAGACACTGTGTACCGCTATTTGTGCCCTGCCAGAAAGATTGGCAGTGTCATTGGTAGGGGAGGTGAGATTGTTAAGCAATTGAGGATAGACACTAAATCGAAGATTAGGATTGGTGAGACTGTATCGGGTTGTGATGAGCGAGTCGTTACTATCTACAGTGTCAGCGATGAGACTAATGCTTTTGAGGATAGTGGCAATTACGTGTCTCCTGCTATGGATGCTCTTTTTAAGATTCATGACAGAGTGATTGCTGAGGACTTACATGGTGATCTGGACGATGATATTGGTCACCAAGTACATGCTAAGCTGTTAGTTCCGTCTGATCAGATTGGTTGTGTCATTGGAAAAGGCGGGCAGATAGTACAGAGCATACGCAGTGATACTGGTGCACAGATTCGTATATTGAAGGATGAACATTTACCTTTGTGTGCCTTGAACTCTGATGAACTTGTGCAG ATTTCTGGTGATGCTGCTGTTGTGAAGAAGGCTCTTTATCAAATTGCATCTCGACTTCATGATAACCCTTCAAGATCTCAGCATCTGCTTACTTCTGCTGTTCCGAGTGTATACCCTGCTGGTGGCTCACTTATGGGTCCAACTGCAGGGGCTCCAATTGTGGGGATAGCTCCTCTTATGGGTGCATATGGGGGGTATAAAGGGGAAGCAGGTGATTGGCCACGGTCCTTGTACTCAGCTCCAAGGGATGAAACATCTTCAAAGGAATTTTCTGTTCGATTGGTGTGTCCAATTGGTAACATTGGCGGTGTCATAGGAAAAGGTGGTGTTATAATCAATCAAATTAGACAAGAGTCTGGGGCAACAATAAAAGTTGATAGTTCAACAAGTGAAGCTGATGAATGCTTAATAATGATTGCAACAAAAGAG TTCTTTGAAGAAACATTTTCTCCAACAATAGGAGCAGCTGTGCGCTTGCAACCGCGTTGCAGTGAGAAAGTTGAAAGAGATTCGGGAATCATCTCTTTCACTACCAGACTGTTAGTGTCAACCTCTCGAATCGGTTGCCTTATTGGTAAAGGAGGATCTATCATAACTGAGATGAGAAGGCTTACAAAAGCTAACATACGTATTCTGTCAAAGGACAATCTTCCGAAAATTGCATCTGATGATGATGAAATGGTACAG ATTTCAGGAGATCTTGATGTTGCTAAGGAGGCTCTTGTGCAAGTGCTTACACGGTTGAGAGCAAATATTTTTGATAGGGAGGGTGCCGTCAACACATTCCTTCCAGTCCTGCCATATGTTCCTGTTTCAGCTGATGGATCAGATGGCTATGACAGTAGAGAGGGTAAAAGACATGGGCGTGGACATTCATATTCAAGTGGATACGGAGGCTCTAGTGATTTAGCAGCTGGTGATGCATATGGAAGCTATGGAGGCTCACAG CTTGGTGGCAGCAGTCTCTATGGGGCTTATGGAAGTTATTCTTTGGGACGGCCTAGCACTGG GTTGTCTAGTCAGAGCAGTCTTTCTAGGAGGAGAAATCATGCTTACTAA